Within the bacterium genome, the region GCCGATGATGTCACTAACTTTAAAGTAGGCGACCGTGTCGCTTTGCGCCAAAATCATAAGCAATACGCTGTAGCAAATGCCGGCAATTTAATTCGAGTTCCTGATAACGTTCCTGATGAGGACGCTTCTTGGTTTGCGCTTGCTAAAATCGCGCAAAATGGGGTTAGACGCGCACAACACAAGCTCGGCGATGCAGTCGCAATAGTCGGTCTTGGCCCCCTTGGGCAACTTGTTACTCAATATGTTCGATTAATGGGCGCTCGCGAAATTATCGCCATCGATCCCGCCGAAAAACGACTTGAACTTGCCAAAGCTCATGGCGCAACAGCAATACTTCCGATGACCGTTCAGGACGCCAAAGAGCAAGTGATGCAGCTCACTGATGGAAGAGGCCCCGACGTGATCTATGATGTCACCGGCCATCCGGCAGTCTTCCAATGTGCCCTTGGCCTGCTACCACAGTTCGGCAAGTTGCTCCTATTGGGCGACACCGGCAAACCATCCGAGCAGCGATTGACTTATGACGTAGTCGTTAAAGGACTCTCGATTATCGGAGCGCATGACGGCAACCCACCTGGGGAATCAACTCCTTATGAATTCTGGAGCACCAACAAGATCATCAAGCTTTTCTTTACCTATTTGGAACGCGGGGATATGTTTACTGCTGACTTGATCACCCACCGTTTCTCACCCGAAGATGCTGTGGAAGCTTATCGCCTTATTCGAGAAGATCGTTCCTCAGCCATGGGCGTCGTTTTCGACTGGACCCGCATTTAAGCACTCAGTTCAATACCCCCACTGCTTGAAGTGGGGGTATTTTTTATGCTAGGTTGGGATTATTCACAATTAATTAGCAATTCGAAACATTCAGTGAGTAATATTTCGTAAAGTAAGTAGTACATTGAGATGACTATGAGAAAATCGCGTATAAAATCTTGGCTTGCATTATCGATAGCGTTCACCTTTGGACTGCTGTCGGTAGCAATACCTCGAATCGAATGTCGATGCGAGGGAGGTCAAGGTCATCAAATGGATGCCACCCCACAAGCATCATCTTGTGCAATACACTCACCCAAACCTGCCATCCATTCATGCTGCGAAAAAGTCGGTCCGCAAACTATCGCTCATAGTTTTCTCTCAAGCAAGCATCAGTGCAGCCGCGCAATCGTTCCCCTATTATCATCACAAGCAATTTCAAGCAGTTCGCTTTCAGTTAAAGTTGTTACGAATAACTTAGTTATACCAATAGCGTTTGATTTCCAGCTTGCAAATACTCCATTTTTCTTCTCTGATATCCAACCCATTAGTGAATCACCTCCTTCGGACTCGAACAGCAGCCGTGCGCCTCCTGCCTGTTAAGCTCATTTAAGGCTTCTGTTTTGAGTTCAAAACTTTTTCAGGAGCATGATTGCACGTCAGGTTTCCGATAATAGCTTAGCAGGAGAAAAAGTTGAAACAATTATTTGGTTTCATAAGACATCATTTACCGACACTACTTATAATTCTCATCGCTTTGATCGCAGTGAAGTTGGCAGTCGGTAAATACAGAGCGCCTGGCTCGGTAACTCCCCTCGAGTCACAGGCGATGGACATGAGCGTTATGAACGCTCCAGTGGGAACACTTCCGGTCCAACTGGAAGAGGTGGCGCTAAAACGATTTTCAAGCGGTGTAACCTACACAGGTTCAGTAGTTGCGCTCAACACCGAAGAGATAGTCGCTAGAGTGGCAGGGCGTATCGTAGAGATTACAGTTTATCCAGGCCAAAAGGTCAAAGCCGGTCAACTGGTGGCTCTTCTTGATTCAAGCGAACTTCAATCACGTGTAAATGAATCTTTACAAGCAGCAAGCGCCGCCAATGCGGATGTGAATGTTGCGCTACGCGAGCTACCACAAGCGGAAGCGAGGATTGATGAAGCCCGCGCTCGTCAACGCGGAGCTGATGCTTCTGTCGAGGATGCTAAAGCGCAAGTCGAAGCAGCAAAGCAGGAAAAAGCACAAGCTCAATCGGAACTAGCGGATGCTCAAGCCACCGTAGCCAGCGCCCAAGCGGATGCCGAATATGCCCAAGCACAACTATCCCGCAGCGAACAACTTTACAAACAAGGCGCCATCGCTTTGCGCGATTTACAACTCACTCAAGCACAAGCCAAAGCTGCGACCAGCAAAGTAGCGCAGACCAATGCCCAAGTAACGAAAGCTTACGCCGGAATTCGAAGATCCGATGCGCTTATCACTGCCGCACAGTCAAAAATAGCCCAAGCAAGAGCCGAGCAACGCGCTACTACTGCAGGATTGCGAGTAGCTATAAGCGATAAAGCGCAGGCACAAGCACAGGTTACCAAAGTTAATGCTCAAGCCAATCAAGCGCGCGCCCAGGAACAAACCGCATCGGTAGTTCTTGGCTACACTCGCCTTGTCGCTTCTCAATCGGGTATCGTTTCTGAACGATTAGTCAGTCCCGGCACTCTCGTTCAACCAGGCCAAACTATCCTACGCATCCAAAGTATTGACCAAGTTCGAATTCAAGCCAATGTAGCTGAAGCTGATCTTGGTGGGATACGTAAAGGTACTTTGGTTAGTATATCAACCCCTAGCGCATCAAAAATTGCTCCCTTACAAGCCCGTGTAACCAGTGTCTTCCCTGCCGCCAATGCTGAAAGCCGAACCTTTACTGTCGAGGCATTAGTTCCCAATCCGAATAGCCGCTTCCAGCCAGGGCAGTATGTGTCGATGAGCTTCGATACGGGCGGAGTAAATAATGCTTTTTCTGTTCCCAACCAAGCTCTTTACAAAGCAGCAGATGGCAGTTCCTATGTTTGGATACTTGCCGATAATCCAAACGCTAAAGGGAAGGTTATCTACACCTGTACAATGCATCCCGAAATCGAACAAGATAAGCCCGGCGATTGCCCAAAATGCGGCATGGCTCTCGTCCCCAAGTCCAAATCAGGCAGTTACATCGCTAAACGGCAAACCGTCACTCCTGGGCCATCTAACGACACCCGCACGCTCATTCAACAGGGGCTTAGAGCTGGAATAAAAGTGATCGTTAGCCAAAATCAATCCCTTAATGAAGGAATCCCTGTCCAGCCTGTAGAATCAGGTAAGGCACCTGAGACCCATGCGCCACCTGCCGATAACAACATGCAGAATATGCCTGGGATGTAAGGGAGTCGTGCGATGAGCTTCAATAAAAAGGAAAGTCCTGAGCAGTCGGATGGACCTGGAAAATTCAATATTGTCCAGATGAGCATCGATCACCCCTACCCCGTGGTCGCATTTTATCTGGGAGTAATTATTCTGGCGATTTTGGTTATCGGCTTTACGATGCCTCGCCGTATGATGCCTTACGTTCAAAGCCCAACAATCGGCATAGTGAGCATGATGCCGGGCCTATCTTCTCAGGAGATGGAAACCTACTTCTCCAAGCCAATCGAAGAACGCATGGTGAACGTGCAGAATGTTCGATATGTGCGTTCGACTTCGCAGGACGGTTTTAGCATCGTCTCGCTTGAATTCCCCTACGGAACCAATATGGACCAAACCCTTGTCCAGGTTCAATCGCTTATGAATGTGGTTCAAGCCGACCTACCGATTACAGGAGCGAACGTTAAACCTTCCTGGGTATTGCTTATCGACCCCTTGAACCTTCCGGTGCTTTCACTCAGTCTGACTGGCGATGAGCGTTGGGACCTTGCCCGACTTCGCGAATTGGCCGATAACGAAATCACAAACCGCCTGAAGATGACCAGCGGACAGATATATACGGTCTCCCCATTCGGCGGTTATCGTAGACAGCTTCAAGTTATTGTCGACCGTCAAAAGCTGGCAGCTTATAATTTATCTATTCTCCAAGTTCGTGATGCCCTCGACAAGCAAAATGTTGCCAAACCTGCAGGTGTTTTGACTAATGGGGACAATGAAATCACTTTAAGAGTCGACGACCTTGCCAAAAACGCTTCGATGGTCGCTGAGTATCCTATCGCCTCAATAAATAGTAAAACGGTATATGTAAAGGACGTTGCTCGGGTCGAAGATTCGGTCTATGAGCCGCGCTCGGGTTATCATCACTTTGATCGAGGCAAAACGGAAACAGGGATTGAATTAAATATCCTACAAAATCCAGGCGCCAGTTCCCCCGAAGTGATTACCAACGTCAAAGATGAGTTAAATCGCCTCGAACGTGATTACCCCGGCATTAAGTTCAAAACCGCTTATGACAACAGTACCTTTGTCCATATCCTAATGAAGAATATGTTCGAAGAACTAGGGTTAGCTATACTGCTCACGACTCTTGTAGTTCTCCTTTTCTTAGGAAGTTATCGAGCGACACTAATCGCGATGGTGGATATCCCCGTTTCGCTTGCGATGGCAATTCTTGTCATGGTTCCGTTTGGGTATTCGCTGAATTCATCTACTTTAATCGGTCTACTGCTGGCAATCGGCCGTTTAGTTGATGACGCAATTATCGATGTTCACAGTGTTCAACGACATTTGGCGATGGGAAAAAGCCCGCGTGAGGCAACTATCACAGGAATTACAGAAGTCCGTCGTTCGGTAGCAGCTTCAACGGCGATGCTAATTCTTGCTCTTCTGCCGTTAGTTTTCTGCGGCGGTATCGTGCAACTTATGTTTGAAGGGCTAGTCTGGCCGATTATTTTCGCCCTGATTGCATCCTACATCGAATCGCTAACTCTAACGAGCGTAATGTGCGCTAACTTTCTTAAGCAGGAAGCCCGCGAAGAACGTCGCGATTGGGTTTCACAACATATTTTATTCCCAATTCAGGACTGGCTTAAAAAACTCGAGCATGGCTATTCGCGATTGATTGGCTGGATGCTTAAGAATAGGTTCAG harbors:
- a CDS encoding zinc-binding alcohol dehydrogenase, which translates into the protein MEALTISFTGKDQVELRMTEIEELTPNHVLVQATKTLISTGTEGIVLSRLFEPGTHWDGWVHYPFDAGYSMIGRIIKVADDVTNFKVGDRVALRQNHKQYAVANAGNLIRVPDNVPDEDASWFALAKIAQNGVRRAQHKLGDAVAIVGLGPLGQLVTQYVRLMGAREIIAIDPAEKRLELAKAHGATAILPMTVQDAKEQVMQLTDGRGPDVIYDVTGHPAVFQCALGLLPQFGKLLLLGDTGKPSEQRLTYDVVVKGLSIIGAHDGNPPGESTPYEFWSTNKIIKLFFTYLERGDMFTADLITHRFSPEDAVEAYRLIREDRSSAMGVVFDWTRI
- a CDS encoding efflux RND transporter permease subunit, whose translation is MSFNKKESPEQSDGPGKFNIVQMSIDHPYPVVAFYLGVIILAILVIGFTMPRRMMPYVQSPTIGIVSMMPGLSSQEMETYFSKPIEERMVNVQNVRYVRSTSQDGFSIVSLEFPYGTNMDQTLVQVQSLMNVVQADLPITGANVKPSWVLLIDPLNLPVLSLSLTGDERWDLARLRELADNEITNRLKMTSGQIYTVSPFGGYRRQLQVIVDRQKLAAYNLSILQVRDALDKQNVAKPAGVLTNGDNEITLRVDDLAKNASMVAEYPIASINSKTVYVKDVARVEDSVYEPRSGYHHFDRGKTETGIELNILQNPGASSPEVITNVKDELNRLERDYPGIKFKTAYDNSTFVHILMKNMFEELGLAILLTTLVVLLFLGSYRATLIAMVDIPVSLAMAILVMVPFGYSLNSSTLIGLLLAIGRLVDDAIIDVHSVQRHLAMGKSPREATITGITEVRRSVAASTAMLILALLPLVFCGGIVQLMFEGLVWPIIFALIASYIESLTLTSVMCANFLKQEAREERRDWVSQHILFPIQDWLKKLEHGYSRLIGWMLKNRFSNLSRIAITIIIGFGFYYFIGSEMMPLADVGQAYMQLEMQPGTSYAATERAVTKVEGIMAKYPEIENASIEIGFEGGPGMTGGAYFTGYAMGQVNGAMAMITLSDKDERKRDIWQVIDGVQKEAMATIPGIRRLQIKEMGADVMATSQAPITLLVRGPDLNIVSQLAEQVADIGRKQVPDLYQIGTSWSMNKPTDLVRIDPRRALEIGLTPSEVADQLYYATRGGYTNEFYRLENKRQTTMLVRYDKSQRATQSDLETAMISGMNGKLVPLKSIATIENTSSPSLIEHDSMQRVSSVTGFYRKDGRPSMDVAMDLMMRAQSQLNWPQGYKLEVRGDMTQMMDSFRRLLIGLEIALIFILLILVAQFRGFLQPLQMFFSIPLELSGVFFLLWLHHQAFSSVSIMAIIVLSGMDITTAILLIDRIAHYRSKGIPRNQAIRQACPERLRPILMTSLITIVTMVPVAFFPRTGIDAYSPLGTVVIGGLIIGTALSLLDIPIMHSIVDDAARLWEVKVRGRSVSSLPPIDSEEEE
- a CDS encoding efflux RND transporter periplasmic adaptor subunit, yielding MKQLFGFIRHHLPTLLIILIALIAVKLAVGKYRAPGSVTPLESQAMDMSVMNAPVGTLPVQLEEVALKRFSSGVTYTGSVVALNTEEIVARVAGRIVEITVYPGQKVKAGQLVALLDSSELQSRVNESLQAASAANADVNVALRELPQAEARIDEARARQRGADASVEDAKAQVEAAKQEKAQAQSELADAQATVASAQADAEYAQAQLSRSEQLYKQGAIALRDLQLTQAQAKAATSKVAQTNAQVTKAYAGIRRSDALITAAQSKIAQARAEQRATTAGLRVAISDKAQAQAQVTKVNAQANQARAQEQTASVVLGYTRLVASQSGIVSERLVSPGTLVQPGQTILRIQSIDQVRIQANVAEADLGGIRKGTLVSISTPSASKIAPLQARVTSVFPAANAESRTFTVEALVPNPNSRFQPGQYVSMSFDTGGVNNAFSVPNQALYKAADGSSYVWILADNPNAKGKVIYTCTMHPEIEQDKPGDCPKCGMALVPKSKSGSYIAKRQTVTPGPSNDTRTLIQQGLRAGIKVIVSQNQSLNEGIPVQPVESGKAPETHAPPADNNMQNMPGM